A portion of the Pseudopipra pipra isolate bDixPip1 chromosome 1, bDixPip1.hap1, whole genome shotgun sequence genome contains these proteins:
- the LOC135417286 gene encoding carboxymethylenebutenolidase homolog, translating into MADPFLYNTGDRSHYGCLGHEVQIEYLKAYVCRPSFFTDKAVIVVHDVFGWQFPDIRYIVDLIAGHGYLAICPDFFKGTEPWKSTDHWADFADWMKHHDPMKVDKEADVVLKYLKEQCGAKKIGIVGFSWGGMAVHHLMLKNPQLTAGVSLYGIIRDSEERYNLLNPTFFIFGEKDHTISLDQVFLLEEKLKQYCKVPYKIKVYPGQVHGFAQLKPEDMKPDDKPYIEEARKDMIDWIKMFV; encoded by the exons ATGGCTGATCCTTTTCTATATAATACTGGAGACAGATCTCACTATGGGTGCCTTGGACATGAAGTACAAATTGAGTACCTTAAGGCATATGTTTGTAGACCGTCTTTTTTCACGGACAAAGCTGTGATTGTGGTTCATGATGTATTTGGATGGCAGTTCCCAGATATTAGATACATAGTCGATTTGATTGCCGGTCATGGATATTT AGCCATCTGCCCAGACTTCTTCAAGGGAACAGAACCCTGGAAATCTACTGATCACTGGGCTGACTTTGCTGACTGGATGAAACATCACGATCCTATGAAAGTAGACAA GGAAGCTGATGTTGTCTTGAAGTATCTAAAGGAACAATGCGGTGCAAAGAAGATTGGTATCGTTGGGTTTTCCTGGGGTGGAATGGCAGTACACCACTTGATGCTGAAAAATCCTCAATTAACCGCTGGGGTGTCCCTCTATG GAATAATTAGAGACTCTGAAGAAAGATACAATTTACTAAATCcgacatttttcatttttggtgAGAAAGACCACACCATTTCTTTGGATCAG GTCTTCTTATTGGAGGAGAAGTTGAAACAGTATTGTAAAGTTCCATATAAAATTAAAGTTTATCCTGGACAAGTTCATGGTTTTGCACAACTGAAGCCGGAAGATATGAAACCTGATGATAAACCTTATATTGAAGAAGCTAGAAAGGATATGATTGATTGGATCAAAATGTTTGTTTGA